A DNA window from Camelina sativa cultivar DH55 chromosome 17, Cs, whole genome shotgun sequence contains the following coding sequences:
- the LOC104756594 gene encoding cytochrome c oxidase subunit 6b-1, whose amino-acid sequence MATAQTPSLSEQYHLEKDVKQDTTSAKPVEVKEVTPEVTTTQVEEVTTEQAKEEESPVEEAVSAVEENVESSPASTEVTSEAPPAATEDNAEETPAVAEESNDENTSEEVAEETPDEIKLETAPADFRFPTTNQTRHCFTRYIEYHRCVAAKGDEAPECDKFAKFYRSLCPSEWVDRWNEQRENGTFPGPL is encoded by the exons ATGGCTACTGCTCAAACTCCATCTCTCTCCGAG CAATATCATTTGGAGAAAGATGTGAAGCAAGATACTACTAGTGCCAAGCCTGTGGAAGTGAAAGAGGTGACACCAGAAGTTACTACTACACAAGTTGAAGAGGTTACCACAGAACAAGCTAAGGAAGAAGAATCCCCTGTTGAGGAAGCCGTTTCTGCGGTTGAAGAGAATGTTGAATCTTCTCCTGCTTCAACCGAAGTGACTTCTGAGGCTCCTCCTGCTGCAACGGAAGACAATGCTGAGGAGACTCCTGCTGTTGCTGAAGAAAGTAATGACGAAAACACTAGTGAAGAAGTTGCTGAGGAAACTCCTGATGAGATCAAg CTTGAGACAGCTCCTGCTGATTTCCGTTTCCCGACAACAAACCAAACTAGGCATTGTTTCACTCGTTACATTGAATATCACAG ATGTGTAGCTGCTAAGGGTGATGAGGCTCCAGAATGCGATAAGTTTGCAAAGTTTTATCGATCTCTTTGCCCCAGCGAATGG GTTGATAGGTGGAACGAGCAAAGAGAGAATGGAACATTCCCTGGTCCTCTTTAA
- the LOC104756595 gene encoding uncharacterized protein At1g04910, with the protein MRRRRKTVVVAVVIRRVLICAICAMTLLGFLTVHYYVAPLNRLPRLHLSHHNTRRGDVNDYNKSITEQSLTRNLSHLESNEETLITKPKNNEVQYQSLTSEHINNTELVPPLILTSPSSYSKLNITSEIPDFEKLWKPPHNRNFVPCVNTTPRYTSPLESRGYLLVHTNGGLNQMRAGICDMVAIARIINATLVVPELDKRSFWQDTSKFSDVFDENHFINALSKDVKVIKKLPKGIDGLTKVVKHFKSYSGLSYYQKEIASMWGEYKVIRAAKSDSRLANNNLPPDIQKLRCRSCYEALRFSTKIKSMGQLLVDRMRSYGLYIALHLRFEKDMLAFSGCNHGLSTREAAELRKIRKNTAYWKVKDIDGRVQRLKGHCPLTPKEVGIFLTALGYSSNTPIYIAAGEIYGGESRLADLRSRFSMLMSKEKLATREELKPFMNHSTQMAALDYIVSVESDVFVPSYSGNMARAVEGHRRYLGHRKTISPDRKGIVRLIDKIGKGAEKDNLKVFEQIIEIHKTRQGSPRRRKGPVSGTKGLERHRSEESFYENPLPDCLCQRNRS; encoded by the exons ATGCGACGCCGGAGGAAGACGGTTGTGGTGGCGGTTGTGATACGGAGGGTGCTAATATGCGCTATCTGCGCAATGACGTTACTTGGCTTTCTCACCGTACACTATTACGTTGCTCCTTTGAATAGACTCCCAAGGCTCCACCTTAGTCACCACAACACTCGC CGAGGAGATGTCAACGATTACAACAAATCTATAACAGAACAGAGCTTAACGAGGAACCTATCTCATCTTGAATCGAATGAAGAAACTCTTATCACCAAACCAAAG AACAATGAGGTTCAGTATCAGAGTTTAACATCAGAACACATCAACAACACCGAGCTAGTTCCTCCTCTTATCTTGACAAGCCCTTCTTCTTATTCCaag TTGAACATTACAAGCGAGATACCGGATTTCGAAAAGCTTTGGAAACCTCCACACAACCGCAATTTTGTCCCTTGTGTCAACACCACTCCTCGTTACACAT CTCCATTGGAATCTAGAGGCTATCTTCTTGTTCACACGAATGGCGGTCTTAACCAGATGCGTGCTGGG ATATGTGACATGGTAGCTATAGCCCGTATTATAAATGCCACACTTGTAGTCCCAGAGCTCGATAAACGATCTTTCTGGCAGGATACTAG CAAATTCTCGGATGTCTTTGATGAAAATCACTTCATCAATGCTCTATCTAAAGATGTAAAAGTCATCAAGAAGCTTCCAAAAGGTATTGATGGACTCACAAAAGTGGTTAAGCATTTCAAAAGCTATTCAGGATTGAGTTACTATCAAAAAGAGATAGCTAGCATGTGGGGTGAATACAAGGTGATCCGAGCCGCTAAATCCGATTCTCGTCTAGCAAACAACAATCTACCTCCAGATATTCAGAAGCTCCGTTGCCGTTCTTGCTACGAGGCTCTACGTTTCTCtactaaaatcaaatcaatggGACAA CTTTTGGTTGATAGGATGAGGTCTTATGGTCTATACATCGCGTTGcatttgagatttgagaaagATATGTTAGCTTTCAGTGGCTGCAACCACGGTTTATCCACTCGTGAAGCTGCTGAGCTTAGGAAAATAAG GAAGAATACAGCGTATTGGAAAGTGAAAGACATTGATGGAAGAGTACAAAGGCTCAAAGGGCATTGCCCATTGACTCCAAAAGAAGTTGGAATTTTCCTAACAGCTCTTGGATATTCATCAAACACTCCGATATATATAGCTGCTGGTGAGATTTACGGTGGTGAGTCTCGGTTAGCTGATTTACGGTCTCGTTTCTCCATGTTAATGAGTAAG GAAAAATTGGCAACAAGAGAAGAGCTTAAGCCTTTTATGAACCACTCAACTCAAATGGCTGCACTTGACTACATTGTTTCCGTCGAAAGCGATGTTTTTGTTCCGTCGTATAGCGGAAACATGGCGAGAGCTGTTGAAGGGCATCGCCGGTATCTTGGTCACAGGAAAACTATCTCTCCGGACAG GAAAGGTATTGTGAGGTTGATAGACAAAATTGGAAAGGGAGCTGAAAAAGATAACCTCAAAGTGTTTGAACAAATTATAGAAATTCACAAAACTCG ACAAGGATCACCGAGGAGGCGAAAAGGGCCAGTTTCGGGAACAAAGGGTTTGGAGAGACACCGTTCTGAGGAATCTTTCTATGAAAATCCATTACCGGATTGTCTCTGCCAGAGAAACCGCAGTTAA
- the LOC104756596 gene encoding uncharacterized protein LOC104756596, translating into MANAFLISSRNRRSMRTTTDSKPKNHTVKQRSDSSSDYVYSCKKHSKHRQPPGICSLCLHESLSKLSSDFHDYSSSMSASSLTKTVSSCSSASSDSESDYSSTVISSYYSSVSSCRSPLQNRYSEIVVNKKKKKKPVKKQSFLSRLFL; encoded by the coding sequence ATGGCAAACGCTTTCCTCATCAGTAGCAGAAACAGAAGATCAATGCGAACAACAACAGACTCAAAACCAAAGAATCATACGGTGAAGCAGAGATCAGACTCATCTTCAGACTACGTTTACTCATGCAAGAAACATTCGAAGCACAGACAACCTCCTGGAATCTGTTCCCTTTGTCTCCACGAAAGTCTCTCCAAGTTGTCTAGCGATTTCCATGACTATAGTTCAAGCATGAGCGCATCTTCTTTGACTAAGACTGTGTCGTCTTGCTCCTCTGCTTCTTCAGACTCAGAATCAGATTATTCTTCGACGGTTATCTCTTCTTATTACTCTTCTGTCTCTTCTTGTCGATCTCCTTTGCAAAATAGATATAGTGAGATCGTtgttaataagaagaagaagaagaagcctgtCAAGAAACAAAGCTTCCTCTCTAGATTATTTCTGTAA
- the LOC104756597 gene encoding blue copper protein encodes MSTLLGCLALLGLFFNMVAPASSATLTVNWSLGTDYTPLTTGKSFAVGDTIVFTYGAGHTVDEVSENDYKSCTLGNSITSDSSGTTTISLTTTGPRYFICGIPGHCAGGMKLAITVASTTSNGVGGGTTTPTPTPTSFTGGGGYNPTTTQAIPCAGWAVSSPLGALVATWAVVFYALALP; translated from the exons ATGAGCACACTTCTTGGTTGCCTTGCGCTCCTAGGCCTGTTCTTTAATATGGTGGCACCTGCCTCATCCGCCACTCTTACCGTGAATTGGTCCCTTGGCACTGACTATACTCCTCTCACCACCGGAAAGAGCTTCGCTGTCGGCGATACCATCG TGTTTACCTACGGTGCGGGTCACACTGTGGATGAAGTGAGCGAGAATGACTACAAGAGTTGCACTTTAGGGAACTCCATTACATCTGACAGCAGTGGAACCACGACCATATCTCTCACGACCACTGGTCCTCGCTACTTCATATGTGGAATCCCCGGCCATTGCGCGGGCGGTATGAAGCTAGCAATCACTGTGGCATCGACCACGTCAAACGGTGTAGGCGGTGGCACCACCACACCAACCCCCACACCAACCTCTTTCACCGGAGGTGGTGGTTACAACCCCACGACTACTCAGGCTATTCCTTGTGCAGGTTGGGCCGTGTCCTCCCCATTAGGGGCTTTGGTTGCAACTTGGGCCGTTGTTTTTTATGCTTTGGCTTTGCCTTAA
- the LOC104756598 gene encoding transcription factor bHLH94 isoform X2, which yields MPLAAMLYPQDPFGYLSNCKDFMFHDLYSQEEVVAQDTKHNIDKSCHEQSFVEHGKEEDRQWRDCHQHPLLIPSLVEELGLPANDVENHPPLQQRRKRRRTRNSKNKEEIENQRMTHIAVERNRRKQMNEYLAVLRSLMPSSYAQRGDQASIVGGAINYVKELEHILQSMGPKRTTTTSTTHDVEGAKTSTSSLADPFSDFFSFPQFSTKSSEVPESSSSSAEIEVTVAESHANIKILAKKKPRQLIKLVASLQSLRLTLLHLNVTTHQNSILYSISVKVEEGSQLNTVDDIATALNQTIRRIQEES from the exons ATGCCCTTGGCGGCTATGCTATACCCGCAAGATCCATTTGGATACCTCTCCAACTGCAAAGATTTTATGTTTCACGACTTGTACTCTCAAGAAGAAGTAGTAGCTCAAGATACGAAACACAACATTGATAAGTCATGTCACGAACAGAGCTTTGTGGAACACGGTAAAGAGGAAGATCGTCAATGGCGAGACTGTCATCAGCACCCTTTATTAATCCCTTCATTGGTAGAAGAGCTTGGTCTTCCCGCCAATGATGTGGAGAATCATCCTCCTCTGCAGCagcggaggaagaggaggagaacaAGAAACAgcaagaacaaagaagagatcGAAAACCAGAGAATGACTCATATCGCCGTCGAGAGAAATCGTCGGAAACAGATGAACGAGTACCTCGCCGTGCTCCGTTCTCTAATGCCGTCGTCGTACGCTCAAAGG GGAGATCAGGCGTCGATAGTAGGAGGAGCTATAAACTACGTGAAAGAGCTAGAGCATATCTTACAATCTATGGGGCCTAAGAGAACCACGACCACCTCCACGACCCATGATGTAGAAGGAGCCAAGACTAGCACTAGCTCGTTGGCGGATCCCTTCTCAGATTTCTTCAGCTTCCCTCAATTTTCTACAAAGTCATCAGAAGTACCGGAAAGCTCATCTTCATCGGCGGAGATAGAGGTGACGGTGGCTGAAAGCCACGCGAACATCAAGATATTGGCGAAGAAGAAACCAAGGCAGCTTATCAAACTCGTAGCTTCTTTACAAAGCTTAAGGCtcactcttcttcatcttaaTGTCACCACTCACCAGAACTCCATTCTCTACTCCATCAGCGTCAAG GTTGAAGAAGGAAGCCAACTGAATACCGTGGACGACATTGCAACAGCTTTAAATCAAACAATAAGGAGGATTCAAGAAGAGTCATAA
- the LOC104756598 gene encoding transcription factor bHLH94 isoform X1 — translation MPLAAMLYPQDPFGYLSNCKDFMFHDLYSQEEVVAQDTKHNIDKSCHEQSFVEHGKEEDRQWRDCHQHPLLIPSLVEELGLPANDVENHPPLQQRRKRRRTRNSKNKEEIENQRMTHIAVERNRRKQMNEYLAVLRSLMPSSYAQRGDQASIVGGAINYVKELEHILQSMGPKRTTTTSTTHDVEGAKTSTSSLADPFSDFFSFPQFSTKSSEVPESSSSSAEIEVTVAESHANIKILAKKKPRQLIKLVASLQSLRLTLLHLNVTTHQNSILYSISVKVRTFSTSHHYFVCFWGNHEIKVINDCVVHMVSLC, via the exons ATGCCCTTGGCGGCTATGCTATACCCGCAAGATCCATTTGGATACCTCTCCAACTGCAAAGATTTTATGTTTCACGACTTGTACTCTCAAGAAGAAGTAGTAGCTCAAGATACGAAACACAACATTGATAAGTCATGTCACGAACAGAGCTTTGTGGAACACGGTAAAGAGGAAGATCGTCAATGGCGAGACTGTCATCAGCACCCTTTATTAATCCCTTCATTGGTAGAAGAGCTTGGTCTTCCCGCCAATGATGTGGAGAATCATCCTCCTCTGCAGCagcggaggaagaggaggagaacaAGAAACAgcaagaacaaagaagagatcGAAAACCAGAGAATGACTCATATCGCCGTCGAGAGAAATCGTCGGAAACAGATGAACGAGTACCTCGCCGTGCTCCGTTCTCTAATGCCGTCGTCGTACGCTCAAAGG GGAGATCAGGCGTCGATAGTAGGAGGAGCTATAAACTACGTGAAAGAGCTAGAGCATATCTTACAATCTATGGGGCCTAAGAGAACCACGACCACCTCCACGACCCATGATGTAGAAGGAGCCAAGACTAGCACTAGCTCGTTGGCGGATCCCTTCTCAGATTTCTTCAGCTTCCCTCAATTTTCTACAAAGTCATCAGAAGTACCGGAAAGCTCATCTTCATCGGCGGAGATAGAGGTGACGGTGGCTGAAAGCCACGCGAACATCAAGATATTGGCGAAGAAGAAACCAAGGCAGCTTATCAAACTCGTAGCTTCTTTACAAAGCTTAAGGCtcactcttcttcatcttaaTGTCACCACTCACCAGAACTCCATTCTCTACTCCATCAGCGTCAAGGTACGTACATTTTCAACTTCTCATCATTACTTTGTTTGCTTTTGGGGTAATCATGAGATTAAAGTGATTAATGACTGTGTGGTGCATATGGTTTCACTttgttga